In Trichocoleus sp., the DNA window CTCGGTCGCAGGAATGACCGGAATCTCATCAGGAATTGGCGCTGGAACAGGCTGTTCGATCGAGGCTTCGGTCTGTTGCTGGGGACGAGATGGCTTCGGTTTGTTTGTTAGCGGGTCTGTTGGCGGGTAAGAAACAGATTGAGAGACATTGAAGCGAACAGCGGCAAAATCAGGCATTGTAGCCAGGTTGCCTGATCCAAAAGATGCCAGTTGGGGAGGCAAAAATTCAGCAGGCGCAATATTGCTGATCGGCGCAACTGAACGAGCCTGATCATTTTCTGTCAGTGGAGATGAGCGATCGGGTGATGGAGATTGCGGGGCATTGGGTGTTGAGGCAACTGGTAAAACAAATGATGCTTCAGCATTGGCATATCCGGCGCTACTGAATAAAACACCAATCCAGATGACCGAATAACTCAATAAACCAGTCTTTAAATTCACGTTTCAATCTCTAATTTGAAATTATTGAGTGTCCCGTTTACAAGTATTGTCAGGTCAAATGTTACTGCCAGCACCACTATTTTTCATTGTTTTCCTGATTTTTCACTGTTTTCCTGAATAGTCGTCCATGTTTGGTCTAAAACTGCCATAGGCAAGATCACTGTTCGTCTTCGGTCGATCATTTGCCCGATCGCCCACGTTTGGTCTAAAGCTGCCATATCCGCGGTGGTTGCTGCTAGATCGGTTGTTTTCCGAACGCTCGCCAATATCAGGTCTCAGGCTGCTATATCCGTGGTGATTGCCATGCCCCATACGATCGCCTGTATCAGCGTTGAAGCTGCCATATTCACCATGGTTGCCTATGCCGATTCTGTCATGAACATGGACATGCTCATGTTCTGGACGATCGCTCATATTGGGTGGGTGATTCTCATATCCAGGACGATCGCTTATGTCAGGCTGATCCTCATGAGAATCAGGGTTCTCGGCAATGCTGCCATCTGTGGAGCTACCTGATCCATCATCATCATTTCCATGGTTCGCATAATCATCGGTATAGGGTCGATCGCTCCCATTTGCCTGATTCGGTCTGCCATTTCCCGAATTGCCGTTGCCCGAATTACCGGGTCTGCCATTTCCCGAATTGCCGTTGCCATTGCTATTGCCCGAATTACCGGGTCTGCCATTTCCCGAATTACTATTCCCGTTCCCGTTTCCATTTCCCGAATTACCGTTGCTATTGCCCGAATTACCCGGTCTACCATTTCCTACATTGCCGTTCCCATTCCCATTCCCATTTCCATTCCCATTTCCATTCCCAGGATTGCCGTTGCCGTTCCCATTTCCAGGATTGCCGTTGCTATTGCCTGGATTGTCAGGTCTACCATTTCCATTTCCATTCCCAGGATTGCCGTTGCCGTTTCCCGGATTATTAGGTCTACCGTTCCCGTTGCCCGGACGATCGTCTATGGTGGGTCCACCGCCATTATCACCAGGGCGATCGGGATTGCCATTCCCCGGATTATCAGGTCTACCGTTCCCGTTGCCCGGACGATCATCTACAGCAGGTTGACCACTGCCATATCCAGGGCTTTCGTTTACATCATCGCCTGGACGAGCACCTCCACCAGGTTGAGCAGTGCCATAAGCGGGATTACTGGGTCCATCAATGATGGGGGGATTGGGTCTACCCACGCCCGGATTGTCAGGCCTACCTGCACCAGGACGATCGCTGTCAGAATTCTGTCGATCGTCTGCTCGCGGATCAGTTATGACCTGTTCTAAGCGGTTTTGAGAAGAAGGGGCAGACTCTAGATTAAGCCGATCCAGTGGTTCACTGGCAGAACCTTGAGCCGGATTACTAGGAGTTGCCTCAGGGGCACGATTTGCAGGGCGGGCGGGCTCTTCAGCAGAGGGCTCGGGTAATCGGACGAAACTGGGAGTGTCGATCGTTTGACTAACTGGTAGTATCGGCTGCTGTTCGATCGCAGTTTGCATCTCTGCCTGAACCTCAACCATTGCTCGGCGCTGTTCATTCTGCCCAGGGTTGCGCTCCGTTGTCTCTGCTGAAGCTGGTCTGCTAGTAGGTGCAAGCCCTCGAACTAGTTCGCTGGTTTCATAGAAGGTTCTAAGATCGAAATCGTAGACGCGCTCAATTTGATCACCGATCGCCACTGCAATCTGCCCGCCACGGAGCGGCTGCCGCTGTGATGCATCGCGATTGAAAACTTCAATGCCGCTATCCGTTAAGGCTCCAATGAGCGTTGTATCGGTTTCGGGAATGTAGCGAACGAATAAAGCAGAACCCTGAATTCCCGCAGTGGCATTGGGCGTTTGGACGCGGGTTCTTCCTTGTCCTGGTGGAATTAAAAACAGAGCAGTTCCATTGGAGAGGCGAAAATTGCGGCTTCCAGGGGTAAACCAAAACACCGCCTGTTCGCCCAGTCGTCCCAGAGAGCCATCATTGAAGCGAAGCTCTGCCAGCGATGCCCGCGCCGTTGATACCCCTTCACCCGGTGTCACGACGTCCGAGATGCGCGCCGATCGAGGAGACTGATCCCGTCGTAAGACCTGAACCTGATTCCGAACTGCCTCAAGCACCGCACGATTCAAGGAAGTTTCAGCCTGAGCATTCGCTGAAAACACCAGCGTGCCAGATAAAACCGTGACAAAAAGGGCAATCGAGTGACGAATCATGCAAGCTTTCCAGGTGATAATTTCAGGCGATAAATCAAGCAGCAATGTCTAAAGTTGAGAATGTTGCAGGTTTATGGCATTCCTACAATCGAATTTCTGCTTTTTGAGGCTATTCCTTAAGCAAGTATAAAAACTCTCCCCCTCATTCGGAAGCTTTTGTAAAAAGTATGCCTTACTTCAGACTGTGAAGTCATTCGGTGCGTTCCCTGATCCACTCAATTCATTACAGGTGATAGGTGTCAGAGAAGAGGGCACAATCGCAATCCTGTCTGTTCAAAGCCTTGGTTTCTCTCGATCGCCTTGTTCTAACCTTTACAGCGACACATCAAAATCATTAGATTGAAGGAGCTAGTCCTCATTTGATTGATTCATTTGACTGATCCGATCGCCCCACTACGAGGTAAGGGCTAATCAGTTCTGTAGCACCCTATTGGTTTAACCAGTCTTCTGGAAGCGGCATCGTTACTCCCTGTAAAGCCTCTTCCTCTTCCTCTTCCGGATTGAGTGTTTCGTTGAAAACATCTCCCTTTGTTGTTTCCTTTTTCAGAAGGGTGTTTGTGTCATCAGGGAAATTCATGAGTGGGTAGAGTGCTTCCAGATCAAGCTGTACGTCCTGAACCGATCGATACCGTTGCATAAAATCGTGATGCACCATTCGATCGAGGATTGTTGCCAGCTTTGAATCGACAAATTCAGCTTGCTGCCTCCAGCGAATTTCGCCTGTTTTCGGGTTTTGGTTGAAAGTATGCGGCGATTCTCCGGTTAAGGCTTCAATGGCAATCATTCCAAGCGCATAGATATCGCTATTGAAATGGGGTCTACCCGCAGATTGTTCACTGGGCATATAGCCAGGCGTGCCAACCGCAATCGTAAACTTTGTGTTGCTGCTTTCTGCAAGCTGGTTTGTAATTCTTTTTGCAACGCCAAAATCAATCAAAATCAGCTTATCGTCTGCCTGTCGCCGAATAATGTTGGAAGGCTTGAGGTCGCGGTGAATCACCCCTTGACTGTGAACAAATGACAACACATTAAGTAGGTCATGCAGCAGCTTCACGACTTTTGCTTCAGACATTGCTCGACGCGGCAGGATCTCCATCACCAGAGGATGCCCTTCCACATATTCCTGCACTAGATAAAACTCATCGTTTTCATCAAAAGATGCCAGCAGTTGCGGAATTTGCTCATGCCGTCCTAACCGTTCTAGCGTTTCTGCCTCGATCGCAAAGAGCCGCTGTGCCTGTTTGAGCGTATTGGGATTATCACTAAATACTCGAAGTTGCTTCACAACGCACTGAGGCTTGCCTGGTCGCAGTAAGTCAACAGCAACATAGGTTTCACTAAACCCTCCTGACCCCAAGACGCGAACAATTTGATACCGACTTGCCAAAATTTTGCCCGCCAGGGCTAACTCGCGCTCTCGCAACAAATCCTGTAAATCATCATGCTGGCTAATAATCTCCTGGACGATCGGAGAAGTAACATATTGCTTCAGCGTGTCGCGAAGTTGCCGCTTGGTGAGCTGTTCTTTAACGGTTCCAGCCACCAATTGAGATAAACCGCTCAACACCAACACGCCCACCGGAACTGCCGTGGGTATCAGGATGCCTGCCTGAACAAACAAACCATAGCCCACCCCCATCCAAACGGCTGCCAGACCGATCGCCCACCCCAAACGACGCAAAGGCGACTTCGATCGAGTGAAGACCCAACCAGCACCCACCACCCCAACAAACACAAACAACCCCCTCAGTGGAGCCTGCGGCATTGCCTCCCGAATGGCTCTACCTTCTTGCAATGTTGCAATTGCATTCGCGTGAATTTCAACACCAGACATCGGCTGTGGATGAAGCCAGCTCTTGGAGAAAGGAGCCGCATGAAAGTCTTGATGGATGCTGGCAGTCGAACCAATCAAAACAATTTTGTTCTTAAAGAGGTCACCCGATCGCAGCGTTGTTTTCCAGGCACTGGGGTCAAGGACTGTCCAAAATGGGATGTGCTCAAAGGTCTGGGCAGGGCCGTAGAAAAAGATTGATTCGCCAATATCTGGGCGATGAGGCATTTGGGCGACCTGCAACGTTGCAGCATCCAAGGATGGAACTTGGGGCAAACTCTCTTCTGGAGTATTGATTAAAAGCTGCTGCAAGAACTGCTCACTGAATCGATGAATTCGGTTGTCTGGTTCAATCAAGTAATTAATGAACCCGGTACAGTCTGAACGATCGCAAAACGAGGGTAGGGGCGTTGTGAGTTGAACGCTATAGCCTTGCGGAGTTTCAGTCTCAGCATATCGGGCGGCTAAAATAACTCGCTCTTTGTGTTGCCGAATTGTCTGAGCCAGCACCCGATCGTCTGCTTCCCCATAGCTGCTTGGCGTGGAAAACAACACATCGATCGCCACGGCTTTTGCCCCTGCCGCCATGACTTTGTTAATAACCGCAGCATAAGCAGCACGCTTCCACGGCCAAGCTTGAATTGGCTCCAGTGCAGTATATTTTTGCGGGTCAGAGTGATAAAATTCGCCCTGTGACAGCGAGCTTTCGTCGATCGCTAGAATCACAATGTTAGACGGTGGTGTGACTGTTCCACGCACATCAAAAAACAGAGTTTGCCCCTGCCGTTCTAGCAACTGTACCAGTCCCAGATTAAGAGCAGTTGCCGCCGCCGCCGAAATTGCCCAAACTCCAACCAGTCTTCGTCCCCAGTCTCCTCGTTTGAACCAGCGACGATCGGCAGCCGTCGTTCCACGCTGAGCAGAACTGTTTGCTTTCGCAGCTAAAGAAGATGAGTTTTTGTTCATGGTTAGGGGGTTCCACCGACTCCATGTAAGAGCTGCTTGCAGCAGATGTAGCGTTTCAACCAGGGAGTAGATGCACCTAAATCCATGCGCCCATCCTAAACCCGATCGCCAATTTGGGCATATTCCACTTCTCCGAAAATGGCAGATGGATAAACATAATATTTGAACTCCATCAGGTTATAAAACGGGTCTTCCAAAAAGAAGGTGCGGTGTTCGAGCGGAGAGTTGGGAAAGCGATGCTTGGGCTGTTGATAAAATTTGAGTGTTTGATGCTGAGCACGATCGAGTAAATTTTCCCAATCTGTTGCTGCCGTGAAGATCAATCCAAAATGGCGAGGGTAGATGCCCTTCTGGGGCAGGAGCGGTTCTGAAGTAAGATGAGCAACCAACTGATGACCACACAAACTTAAGATAATCGAGTGCTGATTTTCGCGCCCCACTGCACAGCCTAACCCATCGACATAAAACACCTTCGTTTGCTCAATGTTAGTGACTGGAAATGCTAAATGAAACAGTGCTGCATTCATCTGTTGTGCCTCTCATGCTTCCTGCTCCCTAATCTACTGAATTTTAGGAGTGGGTCAGTCGTTTAGGCAACGGATTAAAGCCCGCTTAAGCTACTGAGTCGTGTCATTTCAGCTCAACGAAGTTAGATAGATTAGCTGGATTCAATTGTCTGGACTAAGCTGTCTAGATTAAGCCGAACGATCGCCATTGCTGCCAGGAACCGAGGCGGCTGGGGTTGCGCTAGGGCTGGGTGCACCACTCTCAACCGATCGCACCACTTCAACCCCATATTGCTCAAGAACGACTACTGGCTCAGATCCCGCATTCATTTCAATTCGTCTGACTAGCACTTGCCCATTTGAGAGCCGTTGCCCTGCTTTCACATAGCGGCTGTTCGGTTCATTCGGAGCATTGACGATCGCAAACGCAGTATTGCCAATTTGCACGACACCACTAACCAGCACAGCTCTTGCCAAATCAGGCGATGGAGGCGGTGGAGCGATCGGAGTGGTGGGAGCACGCCCAACTAGGTTGGGAATGGGGGCGAGAGTTCCGGGTCGATTTGGCGAACGATTGCTGCGCGAGGTTTGGGTGTTGCGACTGGGAGCGCGTGAGGTTTGAGTGTTGCGACTGGGAGTGCGTGAGGTTTGGGTGTTGCGACTGGGAGTGCGCGGCGCAGAAGCTGTGCCTGGAAAAGGCGAGGATGTGGGCTGTTGTTGTATGGGCTGCCCATTTGCATCTCTGGTTAGCTCAATCGTCGGCGTTGTTGGGATGAGGGCAAAAGGATCAGGACGGTTACTTTCAATCTGCTGTACCCGCTGATTTGGATCAGTGGAGCTAATCAAGTCTGGTAGAACAATGCCTCTTGCCTGATTTCGCCCTACTGGGGTGCTCGTTGGAGTTGGAGAGGGCTGTGTAGTTGGAACAGAAACCACACTGGGAGACTGGGAAACGGTTGTATCCGTACCAGTATCTCCCCCGCCAAAATCACAGGCAGTTGTGGTGAGTGCTAAAGCAGTTGATAGTGTGACCAGTAAAACTCGACGCATACCCCATCCCCAAACGCTTCTTTTTCCAGAATAGTGCAGCTTTTTCTGTTTTACCTGAGAAGACCTACTGAGTGTTACAGCGACTTCATCAATTGGGCAGCATGAATTGAACGACTGCACATTTTTATAAGCAGAAAAGACTCTACTTAAATGTTAACGGATAGCGCTGTCTAAAATCGATCGAAACAAAAGACTTCTGCTACATCAACTTGGAATTGCTTGAGCCTGAGTTGCCAGAATAAAACGCTTCAGCTCGACTGTTCGTTCGATTCTTGAGAAGAGCCAAAATCTGCCTTTTTCTCGTCCTATAAATTTGCTGAATCTTCAGCCTGAAACAAATCTGAAAAAAAGAAGACAAATGAGACGTCATCCGTTTAGCTAAACCCAAGCAATTCACCCAATAAAATAACTAGCGTGTAGGCTGCGTTGAAGGCGACTGGGCTGAGTTTTGCAGCGGCAGTGAAAAGGGGAATGTTGCAACCGGATTTTGATCGTCCAGAGTCCCAGTTAGCGTTTGGGTAGTCCCCTGAACGAGGAGGGTGAGGTTGAACGAAATGGGGCCAGAACTGTTGCAGCGTGTGTAGAGACTAACGGCGATCGAATAGTTGCCTTGGGGAGCGCGTCCGGTCGGCCAAAAGACATTCTCAATTGGAGAAGAGGTACTGGTGACACAGCCAGCGTTCGCGTCTACATCAAGCGTTCCACCGGATGGAACATTGGGGTTAGAGAACGTGACCGTATTACCGCTGGGATCAGTGATTGCCATATCCAGATCGTCGGGGCTCGTCCATCTCAAGGTTGCCTGAATGTCACCCGTGCCCAGTTGCGGTGTCGCGCTGGTCGCTATCGAGTTTGTTGAAGGACAGAGTTCAGATAAATCGCGCAGTGAACCAGCCGCATTGACCATAAAACAGCCCTGCCGTTCTTGAGCGAGAGCAGGGGCATGATAGCTAGATGTCAGCGGCAGCAGAATAGGCGAGAGCAGCACGATCGATTGCAGGATTTTGTTCATGGCAGGAAATGAATGAGCGTGGCGTTAAGGGTGACTCAATCCCAGCAAAAATTGCCTTGAAAAGAGTCAGGAGCAGGGACAGGACAAAAGAAGGCTTTGAAGCATCACGAATTGCACTAATCTGTTCTAGAATGCCCCTTTCGCTTAGATCATTATCATCAAGTTTTTGTTAAACGCTAGGCGAGCAAAGAATGCTTAACCGAGAGTGAGATTGCAGTTCGATCGCATCTAGAGTTTCCCCAATATTTTTCGTTACGCTGAATAGTCAACCCAGAGTAGATTTCTGGGCAGTTAGTAGCCCTTAATTAAACCGATCGCCTCATCCGCTTTCTCCTGAATCAGCCCCATTATTCCTGGGTTAAGAAATATAAATTATGAACTGATGAAAGCGGTTTTTCTATGGCTGGATAACTCCTAGAAAACAGTGGTTTTTTAGAAAGGGTTGCGTTATCGTTTGTGGGATGATTACGTCTACTATTGGTGGTTTTTGGAGGAGGAGTTGTATGAATGCTCAAAACAGTGGGCATCAATGGTTAGGAAGCCAGGCAATTGGTCTGGCAAGCCTTGCCCTCGCTGCAGGAATGACTCTGGCAACATCGTCGGCTGCTTCGGCTCAAGCTGCTTATGGCAGCTACATTGGGATTGGCGGTTCTGTTGGTGTATCGGGTGGATCGAATGGTGGTAGTCAGGCAGGGGGCGTCGTTGCGGCGCGATATCGCTTTTTAGAGGTACCGCTTTCCTTACGTGCCCAGGCATTAATTAGCGATAACACCGCTTTCGTTCCCACGATCTCCTATGACATTCCACTCAATTGGCAAACGGATGCCTACATTGGGGCAGGAGTTGCTCTGCAGACGGGTGGGTCGGATAGTAGTTCTTCGCCGATCGGCAATCAAACGGCTTTTGTGATCCAGCCTGGTGTGGATTACAGCTTTCCTTACAGCAACCTAGTGCTATTTGGAAATGCCATTATTGCCTTTGATGCTTATCGAGATGAGAACCGGACGGGGGCTTCAGTTCAAGGCGGATTGGGTGTGAGGTTTTAAGGCGTCCCTGAAGCTCGTCGATAAACGAGAGTTGGGGTTGCTTGGTCTGTGGGCATGACTAATATTTCGTTGATATTGACGTGAGGGGGACGAGTCGCACAAAACAAAACAACGTCTGCAATATCGTCAGCCGTTAGGGGTGTTGTATCCTGATAAACTTGCTTGGCGCGTTCTGCATCTCCGTGAAATCGTACTTCACTGAACTCGGTCTCAACCATCCCCGGATCAACAGAACTGATGCGGACTGGTGTTCCCAGTAGGTCAATCTTCATTCCTTCTGAGAGTGCCCGGACTGCTGCTTTCGTCGCGCAGTAAACGTTGCCGTTGGGATAAGTTTGGTGACCGGCAACAGAACCAATATTGATGATGTGCCCTCGTGCTCGCTGTACCATTCCGGGTAGGAGGGTGCGCGTTACATATAGCAAGCCTTTAACATTAATATCAATCATTTCCTCCCAATCTGGAATGCTGCCCTGATGGAGTTTGCTCAGCCCTCGGCTTAACCCTGCGTTGTTGATGAGAATATCTATCTCTGACCAGGGTTCAGGAAGATTCAGAAGGGTGGATTCAACCTGAGAACGATCGCTCACATCAAGTTGAAGGAGATGTGTCTCGGTTCCATGGGCCTGGTTTAATGCTGCTGCAAGATTTTCAAGGCGATCGAACCGTCTGGCTACTAGAATGAGTTTCGCGCCTGCTTGGGCAAAGGCTTTAGCGCAGGCTGCCCCAATGCCACTACTGGCTCCTGTAATCAGCACAATTTGATTTTGCGTCGCCATCATGGTTAGCTTGTTTCAAATATTTACAATTCCGCCTTAAGAATAAGAGATTTTTGTCCCTTTCCGTTGCAGAAAACTAGAAATAGTGTTGGAATGGGTTGAGATCAGGTACAATCAATTCCCGTGATACTTGATTAAACAGTCGGGGGCGTGGCGGAATGGTAGACGCTGCGGACTTAAAATCCGTTGACTGATGAAGTCGTGAGGGTTCAAGTCCCTCCGCCCCCATTTAAGGAACTTAGATCCAGTAAGACCGCCAGCATTGCTAGAGGAAGTTTCGTGCACAGCTACAAAATGTGCAGTGATAGATAACTGCGATCGCTCCTCCTGCTCTATTCCTTGGCAAGTTGTTACCCAATCGTAATTTTGTGGCAGCGAAGAAGTAACACTGAATAAACAAATTGAGTGATTTCCTTGCCGGAGTGAAGCGAACCGGATTTGGCAAAGGGAATGAATTAGAAAAGAGATTTAAGGCTGTTGAATCAAGTAATAAGTAAGCAGAATTTTGTTGATAAAAGCTCCGTAGTTTGAGTACGTAGATTCAAACAACCTCAAATTTACAAAGCTACTCATAGTTCTATTAGACTTTTCCGAAACGAATTCGTTCAAGCTGTTTGCTTAGTCTAACTCGTCTCTGGTTCGATCCCTACATCTAGTGTCTTTAATCCAGTTCTTACGCTCGATCTCCTCTGTCTCTCTAGGGAGAGCGTTGGGGAGTAGGGGCTTGTCATAATGAGGGCAGGTAAAGGGGGTAGGGGGTACCTCTAAACTCCTAGCACTTTAACTTGCTTGTGAAGATTCTCCTAAACTCCTCTTAAAACATCAGGGTTTTGAGTGATTTAGTACGCAAGCTCCTGCAATCCAAAATGGTATTAGAAAGGCACATTCTAACCGTCAGACTTCCATCCTTACTTTCTATTGCCTCTCTCTCTGACCTTAGCTGCCTACTTCGTGAAACAGTAGCCAATCCCCCAGATATAGAGTAGTATGATCTAGCTACAGCGGACTCATCGCTACTGGTAGAGTTACAACCGCTGTAAATCAACGCCTGTCGTTACCACAACGAGGATGCACTCATGGTTCAAGACCTCGAACGTACCCGCCAATCTCGCCCGTTTTCAGAATCTGCGCCTGCTGCGAATCCTGTGTTCTTCCGCACCTACAGCCGTCGAGGAGAGAAAGCGGCAAATCTGCGAGAGCCTTGGAATGAAGTGTGCGATCGAACCTTGCGCGGCATCATTGAGCTGGGTAATTTGACTGCTGAAGAAGCCGATTTATTGCGACGGATGCAGCAAGAACTCAAGAGCTTGCCTTCGGGTCGGTGGCTCTGGGTTGGTGGAACTGCCTGGATTGAGAAGCCAGAAAACTTCTCCGGTGCCTACAACTGTACCAGCACAAATGTTGTGGACTGGCGTGCCTTTGGTCTGATGATGGATCTTGCCATGATGGGCTGCGGTACGGGTGCTATGCTAGAGCCGAAATATATCAATCAACTGCCACCGATCCGTAATCGGTTAACGGTGGTGATGCAAAGCGAAATTGGCGCAACGCCTTTAGAGCAACGGCAAGATCAAACTGAGGTTACCGTAAACGGCGATCGAGCTGTGATCCGAGTTGGGGATAGTCGGCATGGATGGGTTGATTCCTATCAATCGCTGTTAGAACTTTCAACCGACGATCGCTTTTCAGGCGAAGTTCAAGTGACGATCGATCTGAGCCATGTTCGTCCAGCAGGGGAACGGCTAAAAGGATTTGGAGGTGTCGCTAATCCAGTCCGCTTGCCTGCTCTCTATCAACGATGCGCAACGATTTTAAACAAAGCAATTGGGCGACAGCTGACTTCAGTAGAGTGCTGTTTGTTGATTGATGAAGCCGCTGCCTGTGTCGTTGCCGGAAACATTCGACGAAGCGCGGGAATGCGTCAGTTTGATGCAGAAGACAATCTCGGCGCAACTGCTAAAGACAATCTCTGGATGCAGGATGCTGAGGGCAACTGGCGGATTGATCCCGAACGCGATGTTCTTCGCATGGCAAACCATACCCGCGTGTTTCACCGAAAGCCAACGTTACAGGAATGCGTTGATGCGGTTCGGAAACAATTTTACTCTGGTGAGGGAGCAATTCAGTGGGCAGGCGAAGCCCTGGCTCGTTCTAATGTCGATTTGCTCAATACCGCAGAACTCAAAGCAGAGTTTCTTAAAGCGTATGACCAGGGCAATGGAAAGCAATGGCTCCAGGCGAAGTTCCCTATGCCAGTTGAAGAATTGGAACACCGCCTCGGTCGTTATGGGCTAAATCCCTGTGGCGAAATCTTAGGCGAGAATTTCCACTGCAACCTGGCAGAGGTTCATCTGAATCAACTGGATCCGCAGGATCTTAAGCAGCAGGAAGAAGCCTTTACCGCAGCTGCCCTCTCTGTAGCAGCTCTCTTAAACCATCAGTTTCAAGAATCCCGCTATCAATATTCTCGATTAATCGACCCGATCGTAGGGGTTTCTTTCACAGGGCTGTTTGACTTCTTTGTGCAAGCCTTTGGTGTGGAGTGGCTGCACTGGTGGGAGCAGGGTCGTCCTGATACAATGGCGGGTCTGGAATTTAAGCAAAGAGAGCAAGAATATCTCACTCGCTGGAAGGAAATTGTGCATCGGGTCGTCTGGGATTACTGCGATCGACATAACCTGCAGCGCCCCAATCGCTGTACCACTGTGCAGCCTGCTGGAACTAAATCTCTTTTGACGGGGGCAAGCCCGGGCTGGCATCCACCCAAGGCTCAGCGGTTTATCCGCAGAATCACGTTCCGCAAAAATGATCCGGTTGCCCTAGCTTGTCTAGATTATGGCTATAAGATTGTGCCTTCGCAGTCTGACAAAGACGAG includes these proteins:
- a CDS encoding serine/threonine-protein kinase; the protein is MNKNSSSLAAKANSSAQRGTTAADRRWFKRGDWGRRLVGVWAISAAAATALNLGLVQLLERQGQTLFFDVRGTVTPPSNIVILAIDESSLSQGEFYHSDPQKYTALEPIQAWPWKRAAYAAVINKVMAAGAKAVAIDVLFSTPSSYGEADDRVLAQTIRQHKERVILAARYAETETPQGYSVQLTTPLPSFCDRSDCTGFINYLIEPDNRIHRFSEQFLQQLLINTPEESLPQVPSLDAATLQVAQMPHRPDIGESIFFYGPAQTFEHIPFWTVLDPSAWKTTLRSGDLFKNKIVLIGSTASIHQDFHAAPFSKSWLHPQPMSGVEIHANAIATLQEGRAIREAMPQAPLRGLFVFVGVVGAGWVFTRSKSPLRRLGWAIGLAAVWMGVGYGLFVQAGILIPTAVPVGVLVLSGLSQLVAGTVKEQLTKRQLRDTLKQYVTSPIVQEIISQHDDLQDLLRERELALAGKILASRYQIVRVLGSGGFSETYVAVDLLRPGKPQCVVKQLRVFSDNPNTLKQAQRLFAIEAETLERLGRHEQIPQLLASFDENDEFYLVQEYVEGHPLVMEILPRRAMSEAKVVKLLHDLLNVLSFVHSQGVIHRDLKPSNIIRRQADDKLILIDFGVAKRITNQLAESSNTKFTIAVGTPGYMPSEQSAGRPHFNSDIYALGMIAIEALTGESPHTFNQNPKTGEIRWRQQAEFVDSKLATILDRMVHHDFMQRYRSVQDVQLDLEALYPLMNFPDDTNTLLKKETTKGDVFNETLNPEEEEEEALQGVTMPLPEDWLNQ
- a CDS encoding FecR domain-containing protein → MIRHSIALFVTVLSGTLVFSANAQAETSLNRAVLEAVRNQVQVLRRDQSPRSARISDVVTPGEGVSTARASLAELRFNDGSLGRLGEQAVFWFTPGSRNFRLSNGTALFLIPPGQGRTRVQTPNATAGIQGSALFVRYIPETDTTLIGALTDSGIEVFNRDASQRQPLRGGQIAVAIGDQIERVYDFDLRTFYETSELVRGLAPTSRPASAETTERNPGQNEQRRAMVEVQAEMQTAIEQQPILPVSQTIDTPSFVRLPEPSAEEPARPANRAPEATPSNPAQGSASEPLDRLNLESAPSSQNRLEQVITDPRADDRQNSDSDRPGAGRPDNPGVGRPNPPIIDGPSNPAYGTAQPGGGARPGDDVNESPGYGSGQPAVDDRPGNGNGRPDNPGNGNPDRPGDNGGGPTIDDRPGNGNGRPNNPGNGNGNPGNGNGNGRPDNPGNSNGNPGNGNGNGNPGNGNGNGNGNGNGNGNVGNGRPGNSGNSNGNSGNGNGNGNSNSGNGRPGNSGNSNGNGNSGNGRPGNSGNGNSGNGRPNQANGSDRPYTDDYANHGNDDDGSGSSTDGSIAENPDSHEDQPDISDRPGYENHPPNMSDRPEHEHVHVHDRIGIGNHGEYGSFNADTGDRMGHGNHHGYSSLRPDIGERSENNRSSSNHRGYGSFRPNVGDRANDRPKTNSDLAYGSFRPNMDDYSGKQ
- the nrdJ gene encoding ribonucleoside-triphosphate reductase, adenosylcobalamin-dependent, whose translation is MVQDLERTRQSRPFSESAPAANPVFFRTYSRRGEKAANLREPWNEVCDRTLRGIIELGNLTAEEADLLRRMQQELKSLPSGRWLWVGGTAWIEKPENFSGAYNCTSTNVVDWRAFGLMMDLAMMGCGTGAMLEPKYINQLPPIRNRLTVVMQSEIGATPLEQRQDQTEVTVNGDRAVIRVGDSRHGWVDSYQSLLELSTDDRFSGEVQVTIDLSHVRPAGERLKGFGGVANPVRLPALYQRCATILNKAIGRQLTSVECCLLIDEAAACVVAGNIRRSAGMRQFDAEDNLGATAKDNLWMQDAEGNWRIDPERDVLRMANHTRVFHRKPTLQECVDAVRKQFYSGEGAIQWAGEALARSNVDLLNTAELKAEFLKAYDQGNGKQWLQAKFPMPVEELEHRLGRYGLNPCGEILGENFHCNLAEVHLNQLDPQDLKQQEEAFTAAALSVAALLNHQFQESRYQYSRLIDPIVGVSFTGLFDFFVQAFGVEWLHWWEQGRPDTMAGLEFKQREQEYLTRWKEIVHRVVWDYCDRHNLQRPNRCTTVQPAGTKSLLTGASPGWHPPKAQRFIRRITFRKNDPVALACLDYGYKIVPSQSDKDEQGRLLDDPFDPRCTEWLVEIPVEVLWANLPGADQIDISKFSALAQMDFYMQVQRHYTAHNTSATIELRESEVEPLAARIHEVIQNNEGYISAALLARFDDHQTFPRLPFEPISKQEYEQLKQDVVRRRQSNDFHLTLSRYDSGELTEAGPAGCDSDKCMMPEQKG
- a CDS encoding SDR family oxidoreductase, which encodes MMATQNQIVLITGASSGIGAACAKAFAQAGAKLILVARRFDRLENLAAALNQAHGTETHLLQLDVSDRSQVESTLLNLPEPWSEIDILINNAGLSRGLSKLHQGSIPDWEEMIDINVKGLLYVTRTLLPGMVQRARGHIINIGSVAGHQTYPNGNVYCATKAAVRALSEGMKIDLLGTPVRISSVDPGMVETEFSEVRFHGDAERAKQVYQDTTPLTADDIADVVLFCATRPPHVNINEILVMPTDQATPTLVYRRASGTP
- a CDS encoding VOC family protein, with amino-acid sequence MNAALFHLAFPVTNIEQTKVFYVDGLGCAVGRENQHSIILSLCGHQLVAHLTSEPLLPQKGIYPRHFGLIFTAATDWENLLDRAQHQTLKFYQQPKHRFPNSPLEHRTFFLEDPFYNLMEFKYYVYPSAIFGEVEYAQIGDRV